The following proteins come from a genomic window of Rubrobacter naiadicus:
- a CDS encoding ATP-binding protein yields the protein MDPIFDGVIGNPGVRRLLSGALQSGDVSHAYLFYGPRGVGKRTVARRFAAALVAGDDPVARERVLRGHHPDVVEVVPEGAFTTIGQVRHVIRGASSRPFEGLRRVFLLRADTLNLQAANALLKTLEEPDGEAVFVLISTSRDEVLPTVVSRARGVRFDPVPVPEVERFLAERGVENPALAASLGRGSVGRSLRYADEGMMLLRDAALKAAFDLSSGVGGVLRHAEAMADRAEGVGEGKERDFLEAAREQDRRTRDDARRAGRAAREEATEEALDLLKLAYRDAAVTAAGAPELVANVDRRDKIEDVVASFPGADWVGAAREVDEGLSALAYNASPEAVLEVVLSRARQKILEPSRGW from the coding sequence ATGGATCCTATCTTCGATGGCGTGATCGGCAACCCGGGTGTCCGGCGGCTGCTCAGCGGTGCGCTTCAGAGCGGGGACGTCTCTCACGCCTATCTCTTCTACGGGCCACGAGGCGTCGGGAAGCGTACCGTGGCGCGCAGGTTCGCCGCCGCTCTTGTGGCGGGGGATGACCCCGTGGCCAGGGAGCGGGTCTTGCGCGGGCACCACCCGGATGTGGTCGAGGTGGTGCCGGAGGGAGCGTTCACCACCATAGGGCAGGTTCGACACGTGATCCGCGGAGCCTCGAGCCGGCCGTTCGAGGGTCTGCGGCGCGTCTTCCTGCTTCGCGCGGACACGCTGAACCTGCAGGCCGCAAACGCCCTGCTCAAAACCCTCGAAGAGCCGGATGGGGAGGCGGTTTTCGTCCTGATCTCGACTTCCCGGGATGAGGTGCTCCCGACCGTGGTCTCCAGAGCCCGCGGGGTGCGCTTCGATCCCGTCCCGGTTCCCGAGGTTGAGCGGTTCCTCGCAGAGCGGGGGGTCGAAAACCCGGCGCTTGCCGCCTCGCTGGGGAGGGGGAGCGTGGGGCGTTCACTGCGTTATGCGGATGAGGGGATGATGCTGCTCAGGGATGCCGCCCTCAAGGCCGCTTTCGACCTCTCTTCCGGGGTGGGGGGTGTGCTCCGGCATGCGGAGGCCATGGCGGATCGTGCGGAGGGGGTTGGAGAGGGAAAGGAGCGGGATTTCCTCGAAGCGGCCCGAGAGCAGGACCGACGCACCAGGGATGACGCGCGCCGCGCCGGACGGGCGGCGCGGGAGGAGGCGACGGAGGAGGCGCTCGACCTCCTGAAGCTTGCCTATCGTGACGCCGCGGTTACGGCCGCGGGGGCACCGGAGCTGGTCGCGAACGTGGACCGCAGAGACAAAATAGAGGATGTCGTGGCGAGCTTCCCGGGAGCCGACTGGGTCGGGGCCGCCCGGGAGGTGGACGAAGGGCTTTCGGCGCTGGCGTATAATGCCTCTCCAGAGGCTGTACTGGAGGTGGTGCTATCGAGAGCGCGGCAGAAGATCCTGGAACCCTCCCGCGGCTGGTAG
- a CDS encoding IclR family transcriptional regulator: protein MFEILDFVSRRERVTAKVIARELDVSLSTCYRLLGILVDEGYLEKLPRCGGYRLGPAIPLLYGRATGRFLETSVEPVIEELAMRSGRHAYLGVLDGGQVTVAQVKSPPESPPVGVVRGFHGASHALALGKVLIAGAGPDGIEEYVECYGLEKFTPRTITEKRHLEDHLRGVMVRGLAIDVEEFAENLCCIAVPILDRDGRTRGAIGISTSARRFDSELRALAPMVRRAAREASDILEEQNQPMRGVLADKVQQKPPRG, encoded by the coding sequence ATGTTCGAGATCCTCGACTTCGTGAGTCGCAGGGAGAGGGTGACCGCGAAGGTGATCGCCCGCGAGCTCGACGTCAGCCTCTCGACCTGCTACCGGTTGCTCGGGATCCTGGTGGATGAAGGATACCTGGAGAAGCTGCCGCGTTGCGGCGGCTACAGGCTCGGGCCGGCCATACCCCTTCTCTACGGACGTGCCACCGGGAGGTTTCTGGAGACCTCCGTGGAGCCGGTCATAGAGGAGCTGGCCATGAGGAGCGGGCGCCACGCTTACCTGGGAGTTCTCGACGGTGGACAGGTGACCGTGGCGCAGGTAAAGTCCCCACCGGAGAGCCCTCCGGTGGGTGTGGTTCGGGGCTTTCACGGCGCCTCGCATGCTCTGGCTCTCGGAAAGGTGCTCATAGCCGGGGCGGGACCGGATGGCATAGAAGAGTACGTCGAGTGCTACGGGCTGGAGAAATTCACCCCCAGGACCATAACCGAGAAGCGCCATCTGGAGGACCACCTGCGGGGCGTGATGGTCCGGGGGCTGGCCATCGACGTGGAAGAGTTCGCGGAAAACCTTTGCTGCATAGCCGTACCGATACTGGACCGGGACGGCCGTACCCGGGGAGCGATCGGCATCTCCACCTCCGCTCGACGCTTCGACAGCGAACTCAGGGCTCTGGCTCCCATGGTGAGGCGTGCCGCCCGGGAAGCCTCCGATATTCTCGAAGAACAAAACCAGCCGATGCGGGGTGTTCTGGCAGATAAGGTGCAGCAGAAGCCGCCGCGGGGATGA
- a CDS encoding P1 family peptidase: protein MADDLCDVPGVRVGHATDAEGVTGCTAILFDRPATVGVDVRGASPGTRETDSLSPTGRVGEVHGLLLTGGSALGLAAADGVVGFLLERGVGLDVGVARVPIVPAAVIFDLTIGAHDAYPDRTMGYEAARSATREGFEQGSVGAGTGASVGKVLGPDRAMKGGLGSASISLEDDLIVGALAVVNALGDVRDPQDGLRIVAGPRLEDGTLGDSVELLPGAASRLRWGENTTLGVVATNARLTKPQATRVARMAHDGLARTVYPVHTSVDGDTVFAASVGEVEASSDVVGAAGALALALAIVRAVREARSLAGLPAARDLAGPGQ from the coding sequence GTGGCTGACGACCTCTGCGACGTGCCCGGCGTGAGGGTGGGGCACGCGACGGATGCGGAGGGCGTGACCGGCTGCACGGCGATCCTCTTCGACCGTCCGGCCACGGTGGGAGTGGACGTGCGCGGAGCCTCACCGGGCACCCGGGAGACGGATTCTCTGAGCCCGACCGGACGGGTCGGGGAGGTGCACGGGTTGCTTCTGACCGGCGGGAGCGCCCTGGGCCTCGCGGCCGCCGACGGGGTGGTCGGGTTTCTCCTGGAGCGGGGGGTCGGGCTGGACGTGGGGGTGGCACGGGTGCCGATCGTGCCGGCGGCGGTGATCTTCGACCTCACGATCGGCGCGCACGATGCCTACCCAGACCGCACGATGGGTTACGAGGCGGCTCGCTCTGCCACGCGCGAGGGTTTCGAGCAGGGTAGCGTCGGGGCGGGAACCGGGGCGAGCGTCGGCAAGGTCCTGGGGCCGGACCGGGCGATGAAGGGTGGGTTGGGCAGCGCCTCGATCTCCCTCGAGGACGACCTAATCGTCGGAGCCCTGGCCGTCGTGAACGCCCTGGGGGACGTGCGTGATCCGCAGGATGGACTGCGCATCGTCGCCGGACCCCGGCTGGAGGACGGTACGCTCGGGGACAGCGTGGAGCTTTTGCCCGGTGCGGCCTCGCGCCTGCGCTGGGGTGAGAACACGACGCTTGGCGTCGTTGCGACCAACGCTCGCCTGACGAAGCCCCAGGCGACCCGCGTGGCCCGGATGGCCCACGACGGGCTCGCCCGCACGGTCTACCCCGTGCATACTTCGGTGGACGGGGACACCGTCTTCGCAGCTTCCGTGGGGGAGGTAGAGGCCTCGTCGGACGTCGTCGGGGCGGCAGGAGCGCTGGCTCTGGCCCTGGCGATCGTGCGGGCCGTGAGGGAGGCCAGGAGCCTGGCCGGGCTTCCCGCCGCCCGCGACCTTGCCGGTCCGGGTCAGTAG
- a CDS encoding iron-sulfur cluster assembly protein produces the protein MSEIRESEVLDALSGVRDPELDEPITTLGFVSHVERDEGTVRLRLRLPTYFCSPNFAYIMAEDAKRALISLPRVERVEVVLEEFHVAQEISRGVERDEGFDRAMASFSDETTGEDLDAVRETFRKKAFVRRQEILCRTLLSRGTSPRELAHMRLGDVPPCPELEVYLERRRELGFDLSPSSPLLLSASGDPVPEEAVVEHLRKARLTRISLESNGALCSDLLQARYGRKEKSSA, from the coding sequence GTGAGCGAGATTCGGGAATCGGAGGTCCTGGACGCCCTCTCGGGCGTCCGGGACCCCGAACTGGACGAGCCGATCACCACCCTCGGGTTCGTCTCGCACGTAGAGCGGGATGAAGGAACGGTCCGCCTGAGGCTCAGGCTCCCCACCTACTTCTGCTCGCCCAACTTCGCCTACATCATGGCCGAGGACGCCAAGAGGGCGCTCATCTCGCTGCCGCGGGTGGAGCGGGTCGAGGTCGTCCTCGAGGAGTTCCACGTCGCCCAGGAGATAAGCCGTGGGGTGGAGAGGGACGAGGGCTTCGACCGGGCGATGGCCTCCTTCTCCGACGAGACGACCGGGGAGGACCTGGACGCCGTACGCGAGACCTTCCGCAAGAAAGCCTTCGTCCGTCGCCAGGAGATCCTCTGCCGCACCCTGCTCTCCCGGGGCACAAGCCCGCGGGAGCTTGCGCATATGCGCCTCGGCGACGTCCCACCCTGCCCGGAGCTCGAGGTATACCTGGAGCGCAGGAGGGAGCTCGGGTTCGACCTCTCCCCCTCTTCCCCGCTCCTCTTGAGCGCGAGCGGGGATCCCGTCCCCGAGGAAGCCGTGGTCGAGCACCTGAGGAAGGCGCGCCTGACCAGGATAAGCCTGGAGAGCAACGGCGCGCTGTGCAGTGATCTGCTCCAAGCGAGGTACGGGAGAAAGGAGAAGAGCAGCGCATGA
- a CDS encoding helix-turn-helix domain-containing protein, translated as MSYSVEEVAELLGIPRPTLYRYLREYSIPHMRRAGRIEVSEEGLERVRAVRELHMEGMGTEAVKRMLRHPLPDPEEFREENGRLLEAMREMRESLERVNEAFSRETTGTLLARQSLLVSALYDLNEALGVREGAGGRRGVLDALEAEVAEQREALEKVERRLEEVVRGLEANTAAVAEFGRTLEAICEMTRYVTSVASLLKNDILLNGVGERS; from the coding sequence TTGTCTTACTCTGTCGAAGAGGTTGCGGAGCTGCTGGGGATTCCGCGGCCGACGCTCTACCGTTACCTCAGGGAATATTCGATACCGCACATGCGGCGAGCCGGGAGGATCGAGGTATCGGAGGAGGGTCTCGAGAGGGTTCGGGCGGTCAGGGAGCTCCACATGGAGGGGATGGGGACGGAGGCGGTGAAGAGGATGTTGAGGCATCCGCTTCCGGACCCGGAGGAGTTCCGGGAGGAGAACGGGCGGCTGCTCGAAGCAATGCGGGAGATGCGGGAGAGCCTGGAACGGGTGAACGAGGCGTTCTCCCGGGAGACCACAGGCACCCTGCTTGCGCGGCAGAGCCTGCTCGTCTCGGCCCTCTACGACCTCAACGAGGCGCTCGGCGTGAGAGAGGGAGCGGGCGGCCGGCGCGGGGTTCTGGATGCTCTGGAGGCCGAGGTGGCGGAGCAGCGGGAGGCGCTGGAGAAGGTGGAGCGGCGCCTGGAGGAGGTCGTCCGGGGCCTGGAGGCCAACACCGCCGCCGTGGCGGAGTTCGGGCGTACGCTGGAGGCGATCTGTGAGATGACCCGGTACGTGACGAGCGTAGCCTCGCTGTTGAAGAACGACATCCTGCTGAACGGGGTCGGGGAGCGCTCATGA
- a CDS encoding amidohydrolase family protein has translation MYEKDGEKYFVVDGHVHFWDGSPQNWRNVHGQQFIECFHDYQTALSPEEYKWPIEEFYKYSEERILHDLFEVGYDDKAIFQPTYLTDFYKNGFNTTEQDGVLAEKYPDRFIVNGAFDPRDGEEGLRELERLAERYNLKGVKLYTAEWKGRSKGWSLKDDWAKRYLEKCVELGIKNIHVHKGPTIRPLNRDAFDVADVDDVASEFTDLNFIVEHVGLPRLEDFCWIGTQEPNVYGGLAVAIPFIHTRPRYFAQIIGELLYWLGEDRITFGSDYAIWQPKWLIEEFVDFQIPEDMQGEYGTLTPEIKKKILGLNLAGLYGIEVPEELKLKGAHSGTGPVGSDAEPVAP, from the coding sequence GTGTACGAGAAGGATGGTGAGAAGTACTTCGTGGTGGACGGGCACGTCCACTTCTGGGACGGCAGTCCGCAGAACTGGCGCAACGTCCACGGCCAGCAGTTCATCGAGTGCTTCCACGACTACCAGACGGCGCTGAGCCCCGAAGAGTACAAGTGGCCCATAGAGGAGTTCTACAAGTACTCTGAGGAGAGGATCCTGCACGATCTCTTCGAGGTGGGCTACGACGACAAGGCGATCTTCCAGCCGACCTACCTCACGGACTTCTACAAGAACGGGTTCAACACCACCGAGCAGGACGGGGTGCTGGCGGAGAAGTACCCGGACAGGTTCATCGTCAACGGTGCTTTCGACCCCAGAGACGGCGAGGAGGGGCTCAGGGAGCTGGAGCGGCTCGCGGAGAGGTACAACCTCAAGGGCGTCAAGCTCTACACGGCGGAGTGGAAGGGGCGCTCGAAGGGTTGGAGCCTCAAGGACGACTGGGCCAAACGTTATCTGGAGAAATGTGTCGAGCTGGGGATAAAGAACATCCACGTTCACAAGGGCCCGACGATCCGGCCTCTCAATCGTGACGCCTTCGACGTGGCCGACGTGGACGACGTGGCCTCTGAGTTCACCGACCTCAACTTCATCGTCGAGCACGTGGGGCTGCCGAGGCTGGAGGACTTCTGCTGGATCGGGACGCAGGAGCCCAACGTCTACGGGGGGCTCGCGGTGGCCATTCCGTTCATCCACACCCGGCCGCGCTACTTCGCCCAGATCATCGGGGAGCTGCTGTACTGGCTGGGGGAGGACAGGATCACCTTCGGCAGCGACTACGCCATCTGGCAGCCCAAGTGGCTCATAGAGGAGTTCGTGGACTTCCAGATACCGGAGGACATGCAGGGCGAGTACGGCACGCTCACCCCGGAGATAAAGAAGAAGATCCTGGGGCTCAACCTGGCCGGGCTCTACGGCATAGAGGTACCGGAGGAGCTGAAGCTAAAGGGCGCTCACTCGGGCACCGGTCCTGTTGGGAGCGACGCCGAGCCCGTCGCGCCGTGA
- a CDS encoding NAD(P)-dependent alcohol dehydrogenase, with the protein MKAARLHEYDEKIGTKPLKVEEVEDPRVEGPFDVIVRIGAAGLCRTDLHIIEGQWKPIQDPDGTLLPYIPGHENAGWVEEVGSAVTNVQPGDTVIVHPLITCGLCRACRAGDDMHCENAAFPGLSTDGGFAEYLKTSARSVVKLDPSLHPRDIAALADAGLTAYHAVKKAAPLLYPGTHVVVIGSGGLGHIGIQTLKALTPAGVIVVDPSEKALSLAKEIGADETVRVEDGYVEKVLEMTGGGAEVVIDFVGERGAEKDAWKMTRQGGSHFVVGYGGVVEVPTIDIISTERSIVGNLVGTYNDLAELMELTAQGKVKLHTKTYPLEEVNSAIADLNEGRLQGRGILIP; encoded by the coding sequence ATGAAGGCAGCCCGGCTGCACGAGTACGATGAAAAGATAGGTACGAAGCCCCTGAAGGTGGAGGAGGTCGAGGATCCCAGGGTAGAGGGCCCCTTCGACGTGATCGTACGCATCGGGGCCGCAGGGCTCTGCCGCACCGACCTGCACATCATCGAGGGCCAGTGGAAACCCATCCAGGATCCCGACGGCACCCTCCTGCCGTACATCCCGGGCCACGAGAACGCCGGCTGGGTCGAAGAGGTGGGCTCGGCGGTCACCAACGTCCAGCCCGGAGACACGGTCATCGTCCACCCCCTGATAACCTGCGGGTTGTGCCGGGCGTGCCGGGCCGGCGACGACATGCACTGCGAGAACGCCGCCTTCCCCGGGCTCTCCACCGACGGGGGCTTCGCCGAGTACCTGAAGACCAGCGCCCGCTCGGTCGTCAAGCTCGACCCGAGCCTGCACCCCAGGGACATAGCCGCGCTCGCCGACGCGGGCCTCACCGCCTACCACGCGGTGAAGAAGGCCGCCCCCCTGCTCTACCCCGGCACCCACGTGGTCGTGATAGGCTCAGGAGGTCTCGGGCACATCGGCATCCAGACCCTCAAAGCGCTCACCCCCGCCGGGGTGATCGTGGTCGACCCCTCCGAGAAGGCGCTATCTCTTGCAAAAGAGATAGGCGCGGATGAGACGGTAAGGGTAGAAGACGGCTACGTGGAGAAGGTGCTCGAGATGACCGGCGGTGGCGCGGAGGTCGTCATCGACTTCGTCGGGGAGAGGGGCGCCGAGAAGGACGCCTGGAAGATGACCCGTCAGGGAGGGTCCCACTTCGTCGTCGGCTACGGCGGGGTGGTCGAGGTACCAACCATAGACATCATCTCCACCGAGCGCAGCATCGTGGGCAACCTCGTCGGCACCTACAACGACCTGGCCGAGCTGATGGAGCTCACCGCCCAGGGCAAGGTGAAGCTGCACACCAAAACCTACCCCCTGGAAGAGGTGAACTCCGCCATAGCCGACCTCAACGAGGGACGCCTGCAGGGGAGAGGTATCTTGATCCCCTGA
- a CDS encoding septal ring lytic transglycosylase RlpA family protein — protein sequence MNLRFISVRVFWFLLLLCGFMAVHSEPAHATGVLASWYGPGFYGRPTASGEPYDAYAYTAASRTLPLGTRLVVSMGGRSVEVTINDRGPYVGARALDLSQAAAQSLGLIRPGVAYVDYSIISYPQSQTAYPQESATGRTYTVRPGDTLTSIAAYLGVSVGYLARYNGLANPDYIRVGQALYY from the coding sequence TTGAACCTGAGGTTTATCTCCGTGAGGGTTTTCTGGTTTCTGCTGCTCCTCTGCGGTTTCATGGCGGTACACTCCGAGCCGGCCCACGCGACGGGTGTGCTCGCCTCCTGGTACGGTCCCGGCTTCTACGGGAGACCGACGGCGAGCGGTGAGCCCTACGATGCCTACGCGTACACCGCGGCGAGCAGGACGCTGCCGCTCGGGACGAGGCTCGTGGTGAGCATGGGCGGACGCTCGGTGGAGGTGACGATAAACGACCGGGGCCCGTACGTGGGAGCGAGGGCGCTCGATCTCTCGCAGGCCGCGGCGCAGTCTCTGGGTCTGATCCGTCCCGGCGTCGCCTACGTGGATTACTCGATCATCAGCTATCCGCAGTCCCAGACGGCATACCCTCAGGAGTCGGCGACCGGCCGGACTTATACGGTGAGGCCGGGGGACACGCTCACGTCCATCGCGGCCTACCTCGGCGTCTCTGTCGGCTACCTCGCGCGGTACAACGGCCTCGCGAACCCGGACTACATAAGGGTCGGGCAGGCACTCTACTACTGA
- the ricT gene encoding regulatory iron-sulfur-containing complex subunit RicT has translation MVDVRLPGWSVTRLCYAHDLDLRVGYRVVVDTEVGPLLGRVALTPRRREPYTTPYEIIRVATEEDERVEDRHRELGREVRVEAEKLARDHRIQGVRFIGCDLTLDESYIEVKYQSDGRPDLRPVQAGLERKYGASVSLKRYTFIERSGRAGGCDTCGLPLCCATWSGARSLGPVNPRLARQQGVTPNEKIIGCCGEVKCCMRYEHEVYKEFKQRAPFKNTMVRLGKREGKVVDYSMVKDAVFVRFEPQVKPELVPLGRLARDNPGVRPADPEEWGLSSKDEEPGG, from the coding sequence CTGGTAGACGTCAGACTACCCGGCTGGAGCGTCACGCGACTCTGCTACGCACATGACCTCGACCTCAGGGTCGGCTACAGAGTCGTCGTCGACACCGAGGTGGGGCCGCTGCTCGGCCGGGTCGCTCTCACCCCGCGCCGCCGGGAGCCGTACACCACGCCCTACGAGATAATCCGGGTCGCCACCGAGGAGGACGAGCGGGTCGAGGACCGTCACAGGGAACTCGGCCGGGAGGTGCGCGTCGAGGCCGAGAAGCTGGCCCGCGATCACCGTATTCAGGGGGTAAGGTTCATCGGGTGTGACCTCACGCTCGATGAGTCCTACATCGAGGTGAAGTACCAGTCCGACGGCAGGCCCGACCTGCGTCCCGTACAGGCCGGGCTGGAGCGGAAGTACGGGGCCAGCGTCTCGCTCAAGCGCTACACGTTCATCGAGCGCTCCGGGCGGGCCGGCGGGTGCGATACCTGCGGGCTACCGCTGTGCTGCGCGACCTGGAGCGGGGCCAGGAGCCTCGGGCCCGTGAACCCTCGCCTCGCCCGTCAGCAGGGCGTAACGCCGAACGAGAAGATCATCGGCTGCTGCGGCGAGGTGAAGTGCTGCATGCGCTACGAGCACGAGGTCTACAAGGAGTTCAAACAGCGGGCTCCCTTCAAGAACACCATGGTCAGGCTCGGGAAGCGCGAGGGTAAGGTCGTGGACTACTCGATGGTGAAAGACGCCGTCTTCGTCCGCTTCGAGCCGCAGGTGAAACCCGAGCTCGTCCCGCTCGGCCGTCTCGCCCGGGACAACCCCGGCGTGCGGCCCGCGGATCCCGAGGAGTGGGGGCTGTCGTCGAAGGACGAGGAGCCCGGTGGCTGA